In Phycisphaerae bacterium, the sequence GCACGACGATCTACGGTCGGATCACGATCGTGGACCAGCTTGGCAACCTGGCGACGGAGTACTATCCGTGCGCGAACGGCTGGAACCGCTGGAGAATCGTGTCCACGTGCGTGAACTAGTCTCGCGGGATCGCGTCGGGCCGGCCGGTATCGCCGGCGGCCTGCCGACCGCGTAACGGAAGCAGTTGCACCTCCCGGCACGTCGCACCCCCGTGCGGCGTGCCGGGTTCTTTGTGCCGGCGTCCGGCCGGGGGCGCGACTGTCCTGGCCGCCGCCCGGCACGTACGATGCGCACCGCCATGCCCGAGGTCGAACTCCAGCATTGCCCGGCTTGCGGATCCCCGCTGCGCCCCTGCACGGAACAGACCGTGTGTACAGTCTGCCAGTTCACCTACGACGCGTACACGCGTGTGTGGCGCTCCGCGGAGTCTTGGCGGCGGGTCGCGGCCAACTACGCCACGCTGGGCATTCTGGTCGGCTGCGCTGCGGCCATTCTCTACCGCCTTCACGTCGCCCACGCCCCCAACCCGATGCTTCCGCTCATCCTGGGCCTCGCCGCACCCGTCCTCGGCCTCGGCCTGCGCTGTCTCATCAGCGGCCGTATCACCGGACGCTTCGTCGCGCTCACGCCGCCCGGCATCCTCGTCGGTACGCGCCGCCGCCCGACGCTCCTCCCCTGGGCGGACTTCGACCAGCTCACGGACCAGCGCGGCGTGCCGAAGCTGCGGCTGCATGCATCCGAGACGCTTGTGCCGCTGGAAGACATTTTCGCCAGCGCGCAGGAGTTGGCCGATTTCCGCAGCGCCCTGCACGCGGCGGCCCAGCGCTACCGGGCCACCCGGCCGGGGCGCGCGCCGCTGCCCCGAACGCCGGAGGACTGGCGCCCGTAGACATCCCGCGCCGCGGCAACCCCGGCGAACTGACTGCCCCGCAGCCCCTTCGTCCGAACACCAGTCACCCGGGCGCCAAGACACGCCGAGTGGCCCCGCGCGGGGATGTTGCGAGAAATCACCAGCACCGACTCGCCCCCGTCCGGATTCCCTCCCGCCGGCTTGTGGCCCGCGTTCTCGCGCTGCGCGCGGCCCACGCGCAAAAATCGCCGCCCGCTCCTAAACCTGCATGATTTCCTTCGACTTCTCCTCGACGAGCGTATCGATCTTCCTGCAGTACTCGTCGGTCATCTTCTGCACCTGCTCCTCACCGCTCTCCACGTCGTCTTCGGTCAGCGTCTTGCCCTTCTTCTCCGCGTCGAGCGCCTTCTTGGCATCGCGCCGCGCGTTGCGCACGCCGACCTTCTGCTGCTCGCCCAGCTCCTTGACGCGCGCCACGAGCTTGTTGCGCCGATCGGTGGACAGCGGCGGCACCGGCAGGCGGATCATCTTGCCGTCATTCTGCGGATTGATCCCCAGCTCGCTCTTCTCGATCGCCCGCTGAATGTCCTTCAAAGTGCTGGGGTCGAACGGCTTTATGACGATCATGTTCCCCTCGGCGACCGCCAGGTTCGCCAGCTCCTTCAACGTCATGCTGGAGCCGTACGACTCCACATCCACCTTCAGCGTGTCCACCAGCCCGGTCGACGCGCGCCCAGTGCGCACCGCGCGGAACTCCTGCTTCAGGAACTCCACGGCCTTGTCCATCTGGTCTTCCACTTCCAGCAAAATGTCGTCAAGACCCATCAGTGCCACTCCTGCCCCACGCGCGCCTCACGTGCGCCGCAGGATACCCGCGCCGTCACCACCTCTCAAGCCGACTCACGTCCCGCAACCGCGCGCCCCGCAGCGTCGAATTCATCGCTCGCGACCAGAACCGGTGACGACAGCCTGCCGATAATAGTGCTCGACACGGATTCATCGAGCGGCCGCGCTCCGCGGCCGATCGCCGGCAGTGTCCCGCCGGC encodes:
- the frr gene encoding ribosome recycling factor → MGLDDILLEVEDQMDKAVEFLKQEFRAVRTGRASTGLVDTLKVDVESYGSSMTLKELANLAVAEGNMIVIKPFDPSTLKDIQRAIEKSELGINPQNDGKMIRLPVPPLSTDRRNKLVARVKELGEQQKVGVRNARRDAKKALDAEKKGKTLTEDDVESGEEQVQKMTDEYCRKIDTLVEEKSKEIMQV